A region from the Oncorhynchus clarkii lewisi isolate Uvic-CL-2024 chromosome 8, UVic_Ocla_1.0, whole genome shotgun sequence genome encodes:
- the LOC139415486 gene encoding proenkephalin-B-like → MKWPLWSLLLLCRCTPGQSGCQGDCLACGLLLSNPQSQQQAFNTLVCLLECDGHISPALTWDLCQRAMLSHYPLPPDDGAVSKRAEEKLSLNHDPVDLESDGKMLYSAAMGLYQQDGADQEDEALVRRDSQYDSSPLGLTAEGDSLALGMKSREEEEEVRRRRRSGQGEEGDSLALGMKSREEEEEEVRRRRRSGQGEEGDSLALGMESGEEEEEEEVRRRRSGQGEEGDEEDAVVQLTKRFGGFLKGRHSYRKLIGGPERKSLQKRLGGFIGIRKSARKWNNQKRVSQLLRQYLGMTGSRNPGRSVGRFTNPAQGLRRLPSRL, encoded by the exons ATGAAGTGGCCTCTGTGGAGCCTGCTGCTGCTGTGCCGGTGTACCCCAGGACAGAGTGGCTGCCAAGGGGACTGCCTGGCCTGTGGCCTCCTACTATCCAACCCCCAGAGCCAGCAGCAAGCGTTCAatacactg GTGTGTCTGTTGGAGTGTGACGGTCACATCTCCCCTGCCCTCACCTGGGATCTGTGTCAGCGAGCCATGCTATCGCACTACCCCCTCCCACCAGACGATGGCGCTGTGTCTAAGAGAGCAGAGGAAAAACTGTCCTTAAACCATGACCCCGTTGACCTGGAGTCAGATGGAAAAATGCTCTACTCTGCAGCCATGGGGCTCTACCAGCAGGATGGAGCGGACCAGGAAGACGAGGCCCTGGTGCGACGTGATTCCCAGTACGACTCCTCTCCGCTGGGCTTGACCGCCGAAGGAGACTCGCTGGCGCTGGGTATGaagagcagggaggaggaggaggaggtcaggaggaggaggaggagcggccagggggaggaaggagacTCGCTGGCGTTGGGTATGaagagcagggaggaggaggaggaggaggtcaggaggaggaggaggagcggccagggggaggaaggagacTCGCTGGCGCTGGGTATGGAGagcggggaggaggaggaggaggaggaggtcaggaggaggaggagcggccagggggaggaaggagacgaggaggatGCCGTGGTCCAGCTGACCAAGCGTTTCGGGGGCTTCCTCAAAGGTCGTCACAGTTACAGGAAGTTGATTGGCGGCCCGGAGAGGAAGTCGCTGCAGAAACGCCTCGGAGGGTTCATCGGGATCAGGAAGTCGGCCAGGAAGTGGAACAACCAGAAGAGGGTGAGCCAGCTCCTCCGGCAGTACCTGGGGATGACCGGCAGCAGAAACCCTGGTCGCAGTGTTGGGAGGTTCACTAACCCAGCCCAGGGCCTCAGGAGGCTACCCAGCCGGCTGTAG